A genome region from Populus alba chromosome 3, ASM523922v2, whole genome shotgun sequence includes the following:
- the LOC118049111 gene encoding polycomb group protein EMBRYONIC FLOWER 2 isoform X3, with translation MPGIPLVTRETSSSTIDQMCREDGRGGGGGLHLTEEEEIAAEESLSMYCKPVELYNILQRRAIGNPSYLQRCLRYKIQVKNKRRIQMTISMPVTLNGAVQSHSLFPLYILLARLVSKIGGLEYSAVYHFSRPCVLTNFAGVEGSTQAQTNFVLPEMNKLASEVKSGSLYVLLVSFAGAQSSMRGIDLTNGHLENVGGCCLLGKIPLDSLCDFWEKSPNLGLGQRVEVTSPVDMNACFLKLTCLTEDNCVLIQIPFNSETVNTSQLQVNVSAEEVGAKEKSSYHSYTCGDISSSSLSHIIRLRAGNVIFNYRYYNNKLQKTEVTEDFSCPFCLVKCASFKGLRYHLPSSHDLFNFEFWVGKLQESWITEEFQAVNIFVKTDIWRSEIVADGIDPKQQTFFFCSKKPKRKRPRKLVQKAKNVLDKTLSRQQGAGELLDKIGGGKDLQTASMCSREYGEHIRSGADVVGVSGSAAHAYPDAECAQLVPGNNLAPPAMLQFAKTRKLSIERSDMRNRTLLHKRQFFHSHRAQPMAVEQVISDRDSEDEVDDDVADFEDRRMLDDFVDVTKDEKQMMHLWNSFVRKQRVLADGHIPWACEAFTRLHGHNLVLAPALIWCWRLFMIKLWNHGLLDARTMNMCNMILEQFQKQDLDPMKS, from the exons ATGCCGGGGATTCCTTTAGTCACTCGTGAAACCTCCTC AAGCACGATAGATCAGATGTGCCGTGAAGATGGacgtggtggtggtggtggtttgcATTtaactgaagaagaagaaattgctgCTGAAGAAAGTCTTTCGATGTATTGCAAGCCTGTTGAGCTTTATAATATTCTTCAGCGTCGCGCCATTGGAAAT CCGTCGTATTTGCAAAGATGCTTGCGGTATAAAATACAGGTGAAGAATAAAAGAAG AATACAAATGACAATTTCGATGCCTGTTACTCTAAATGGAGCTGTACAATCACATAGTCTATTTCCCTTGTACATTTTGTTGGCAAGGCTTGTATCCAAAATTGGGGGTTTAGAG TATTCTGCAGTATATCACTTTAGTCGACCGTGTGTTCTGACCAACTTTGCTGGAGTCGAGGGCAGTACTCAAGCGCAAACAAATTTCGTTCTCCCTGAGATGAATAAGCTAGCATCAGAGGTCAAATCTGGCTCACTGTATGTCTTGCTTGTCAGCTTTG CTGGGGCCCAAAGTTCTATGCGTGGAATTGATTTAACCAACGGTCATTTGG AAAATGTTGGAGGATGCTGTCTATTGGGGAAGATACCATTAGACTCGCTGTGTGATTTTTGGGAGAAGTCACCAAATTTGGGTTTGGGACAACGAGTGGAGGTGACATCTCCTGTTGACATGAATGCTTGCTTCTTAAAG TTGACTTGTTTGACCGAGGACAACTgtgttttaattcaaattccaTTTAATTCTGAAACTGTG AATACATCACAGCTGCAAGTCAACGTTTCTGCAGAAGAGGTTGGGGCTAAGGAAAAATCTTCTTATCATTCATACACCTGTGGTGACATTTCTTCTTCATCGTTGTCTCATATCATTCG GTTGAGGGCAGGAAATGTGATTTTCAACTATAGGTATTACAATAATAAGTTGCAGAAAACAGAAG TAACTGAAGACTTTTCCTGCCCATTCTGCTTGGTAAAATGTGCAAGCTTCAAG GGTCTGAGATATCACTTGCCCTCATCACATGATCTCTTcaactttgaattttgggttgGTAAACTACAGGAATCTTGG ATAACGGAAGAATTTCAAGCTGTAAATATATTTGTGAAAACTGATATTTGGAGATCTGAG aTTGTTGCAGATGGTATTGATCCAAAACAACAAACCTTCTTCTTTTG CTCAAAGAAACCAAAGCGCAAAAGACCCAGGAAACTTGTTCAAAAGGCAAAGAATGTACTTGACAAGACTCTGAGCAGGCAACAGGGAGCTGGTGAGCTGCTTGACAAGATTGGCG GTGGGAAGGATTTGCAAACCGCTAGCATGTGTAGCAGAGAGTATGGAGAACACATTCGTTCTGGTGCTGATGTTGTGGGGGTTTCAGGTTCTGCAGCACATGCATATCCTGATGCTGAATGTGCTCAATTGGTACCTGGGAATAATCTTGCACCTCCTGCCATGCTACAATTTGCAAAGACAAGAAAATTATCAATTGAACGGTCTGACATGAGAAA CCGTACACTCCTTCACAAACGACAATTTTTTCACTCACATAGAGCTCAG ccAATGGCAGTTGAGCAAGTTATTTCAGATCGGGATAGTGAGGATGAAGTTGACGATGATGTTGCAGATTTTGAAGACCGAAGG ATGCTTGATGATTTTGTAGACGTGACTAAAGATGAGAAGCAAATGATGCACTTGTGGAACTCATTTGTGAGGAAGCAGCG GGTGCTTGCAGATGGACATATCCCGTGGGCATGCGAGGCATTCACGAGATTGCATGGACACAACCTTGTCCTAGCCCCAGCTCTGATTTG GTGTTGGAGATTATTTATGATCAAACTGTGGAATCACGGACTACTTGATGCACGGACGATGAACATGTGTAATATGATTCTTGAACAATTCCAAAAGCAGGATTTGGATCCTATGAAAAGCTAG
- the LOC118049111 gene encoding polycomb group protein EMBRYONIC FLOWER 2 isoform X6: protein MPGIPLVTRETSSYSRSTIDQMCREDGRGGGGGLHLTEEEEIAAEESLSMYCKPVELYNILQRRAIGNPSYLQRCLRYKIQVKNKRRIQMTISMPVTLNGAVQSHSLFPLYILLARLVSKIGGLEYSAVYHFSRPCVLTNFAGVEGSTQAQTNFVLPEMNKLASEVKSGSLYVLLVSFAGAQSSMRGIDLTNGHLENVGGCCLLGKIPLDSLCDFWEKSPNLGLGQRVEVTSPVDMNACFLKNTSQLQVNVSAEEVGAKEKSSYHSYTCGDISSSSLSHIIRLRAGNVIFNYRYYNNKLQKTEVTEDFSCPFCLVKCASFKGLRYHLPSSHDLFNFEFWVGKLQESWITEEFQAVNIFVKTDIWRSEIVADGIDPKQQTFFFCSKKPKRKRPRKLVQKAKNVLDKTLSRQQGAGELLDKIGGGKDLQTASMCSREYGEHIRSGADVVGVSGSAAHAYPDAECAQLVPGNNLAPPAMLQFAKTRKLSIERSDMRNRTLLHKRQFFHSHRAQPMAVEQVISDRDSEDEVDDDVADFEDRRMLDDFVDVTKDEKQMMHLWNSFVRKQRVLADGHIPWACEAFTRLHGHNLVLAPALIWCWRLFMIKLWNHGLLDARTMNMCNMILEQFQKQDLDPMKS from the exons ATGCCGGGGATTCCTTTAGTCACTCGTGAAACCTCCTC ATATAGCAGAAGCACGATAGATCAGATGTGCCGTGAAGATGGacgtggtggtggtggtggtttgcATTtaactgaagaagaagaaattgctgCTGAAGAAAGTCTTTCGATGTATTGCAAGCCTGTTGAGCTTTATAATATTCTTCAGCGTCGCGCCATTGGAAAT CCGTCGTATTTGCAAAGATGCTTGCGGTATAAAATACAGGTGAAGAATAAAAGAAG AATACAAATGACAATTTCGATGCCTGTTACTCTAAATGGAGCTGTACAATCACATAGTCTATTTCCCTTGTACATTTTGTTGGCAAGGCTTGTATCCAAAATTGGGGGTTTAGAG TATTCTGCAGTATATCACTTTAGTCGACCGTGTGTTCTGACCAACTTTGCTGGAGTCGAGGGCAGTACTCAAGCGCAAACAAATTTCGTTCTCCCTGAGATGAATAAGCTAGCATCAGAGGTCAAATCTGGCTCACTGTATGTCTTGCTTGTCAGCTTTG CTGGGGCCCAAAGTTCTATGCGTGGAATTGATTTAACCAACGGTCATTTGG AAAATGTTGGAGGATGCTGTCTATTGGGGAAGATACCATTAGACTCGCTGTGTGATTTTTGGGAGAAGTCACCAAATTTGGGTTTGGGACAACGAGTGGAGGTGACATCTCCTGTTGACATGAATGCTTGCTTCTTAAAG AATACATCACAGCTGCAAGTCAACGTTTCTGCAGAAGAGGTTGGGGCTAAGGAAAAATCTTCTTATCATTCATACACCTGTGGTGACATTTCTTCTTCATCGTTGTCTCATATCATTCG GTTGAGGGCAGGAAATGTGATTTTCAACTATAGGTATTACAATAATAAGTTGCAGAAAACAGAAG TAACTGAAGACTTTTCCTGCCCATTCTGCTTGGTAAAATGTGCAAGCTTCAAG GGTCTGAGATATCACTTGCCCTCATCACATGATCTCTTcaactttgaattttgggttgGTAAACTACAGGAATCTTGG ATAACGGAAGAATTTCAAGCTGTAAATATATTTGTGAAAACTGATATTTGGAGATCTGAG aTTGTTGCAGATGGTATTGATCCAAAACAACAAACCTTCTTCTTTTG CTCAAAGAAACCAAAGCGCAAAAGACCCAGGAAACTTGTTCAAAAGGCAAAGAATGTACTTGACAAGACTCTGAGCAGGCAACAGGGAGCTGGTGAGCTGCTTGACAAGATTGGCG GTGGGAAGGATTTGCAAACCGCTAGCATGTGTAGCAGAGAGTATGGAGAACACATTCGTTCTGGTGCTGATGTTGTGGGGGTTTCAGGTTCTGCAGCACATGCATATCCTGATGCTGAATGTGCTCAATTGGTACCTGGGAATAATCTTGCACCTCCTGCCATGCTACAATTTGCAAAGACAAGAAAATTATCAATTGAACGGTCTGACATGAGAAA CCGTACACTCCTTCACAAACGACAATTTTTTCACTCACATAGAGCTCAG ccAATGGCAGTTGAGCAAGTTATTTCAGATCGGGATAGTGAGGATGAAGTTGACGATGATGTTGCAGATTTTGAAGACCGAAGG ATGCTTGATGATTTTGTAGACGTGACTAAAGATGAGAAGCAAATGATGCACTTGTGGAACTCATTTGTGAGGAAGCAGCG GGTGCTTGCAGATGGACATATCCCGTGGGCATGCGAGGCATTCACGAGATTGCATGGACACAACCTTGTCCTAGCCCCAGCTCTGATTTG GTGTTGGAGATTATTTATGATCAAACTGTGGAATCACGGACTACTTGATGCACGGACGATGAACATGTGTAATATGATTCTTGAACAATTCCAAAAGCAGGATTTGGATCCTATGAAAAGCTAG
- the LOC118049111 gene encoding polycomb group protein EMBRYONIC FLOWER 2 isoform X1 gives MPGIPLVTRETSSYSRSTIDQMCREDGRGGGGGLHLTEEEEIAAEESLSMYCKPVELYNILQRRAIGNPSYLQRCLRYKIQVKNKRRIQMTISMPVTLNGAVQSHSLFPLYILLARLVSKIGGLEYSAVYHFSRPCVLTNFAGVEGSTQAQTNFVLPEMNKLASEVKSGSLYVLLVSFAGAQSSMRGIDLTNGHLENVGGCCLLGKIPLDSLCDFWEKSPNLGLGQRVEVTSPVDMNACFLKLTCLTEDNCVLIQIPFNSETVNTSQLQVNVSAEEVGAKEKSSYHSYTCGDISSSSLSHIIRLRAGNVIFNYRYYNNKLQKTEVTEDFSCPFCLVKCASFKGLRYHLPSSHDLFNFEFWVGKLQESWITEEFQAVNIFVKTDIWRSEIVADGIDPKQQTFFFCSKKPKRKRPRKLVQKAKNVLDKTLSRQQGAGELLDKIGGGKDLQTASMCSREYGEHIRSGADVVGVSGSAAHAYPDAECAQLVPGNNLAPPAMLQFAKTRKLSIERSDMRNRTLLHKRQFFHSHRAQPMAVEQVISDRDSEDEVDDDVADFEDRRMLDDFVDVTKDEKQMMHLWNSFVRKQRVLADGHIPWACEAFTRLHGHNLVLAPALIWCWRLFMIKLWNHGLLDARTMNMCNMILEQFQKQDLDPMKS, from the exons ATGCCGGGGATTCCTTTAGTCACTCGTGAAACCTCCTC ATATAGCAGAAGCACGATAGATCAGATGTGCCGTGAAGATGGacgtggtggtggtggtggtttgcATTtaactgaagaagaagaaattgctgCTGAAGAAAGTCTTTCGATGTATTGCAAGCCTGTTGAGCTTTATAATATTCTTCAGCGTCGCGCCATTGGAAAT CCGTCGTATTTGCAAAGATGCTTGCGGTATAAAATACAGGTGAAGAATAAAAGAAG AATACAAATGACAATTTCGATGCCTGTTACTCTAAATGGAGCTGTACAATCACATAGTCTATTTCCCTTGTACATTTTGTTGGCAAGGCTTGTATCCAAAATTGGGGGTTTAGAG TATTCTGCAGTATATCACTTTAGTCGACCGTGTGTTCTGACCAACTTTGCTGGAGTCGAGGGCAGTACTCAAGCGCAAACAAATTTCGTTCTCCCTGAGATGAATAAGCTAGCATCAGAGGTCAAATCTGGCTCACTGTATGTCTTGCTTGTCAGCTTTG CTGGGGCCCAAAGTTCTATGCGTGGAATTGATTTAACCAACGGTCATTTGG AAAATGTTGGAGGATGCTGTCTATTGGGGAAGATACCATTAGACTCGCTGTGTGATTTTTGGGAGAAGTCACCAAATTTGGGTTTGGGACAACGAGTGGAGGTGACATCTCCTGTTGACATGAATGCTTGCTTCTTAAAG TTGACTTGTTTGACCGAGGACAACTgtgttttaattcaaattccaTTTAATTCTGAAACTGTG AATACATCACAGCTGCAAGTCAACGTTTCTGCAGAAGAGGTTGGGGCTAAGGAAAAATCTTCTTATCATTCATACACCTGTGGTGACATTTCTTCTTCATCGTTGTCTCATATCATTCG GTTGAGGGCAGGAAATGTGATTTTCAACTATAGGTATTACAATAATAAGTTGCAGAAAACAGAAG TAACTGAAGACTTTTCCTGCCCATTCTGCTTGGTAAAATGTGCAAGCTTCAAG GGTCTGAGATATCACTTGCCCTCATCACATGATCTCTTcaactttgaattttgggttgGTAAACTACAGGAATCTTGG ATAACGGAAGAATTTCAAGCTGTAAATATATTTGTGAAAACTGATATTTGGAGATCTGAG aTTGTTGCAGATGGTATTGATCCAAAACAACAAACCTTCTTCTTTTG CTCAAAGAAACCAAAGCGCAAAAGACCCAGGAAACTTGTTCAAAAGGCAAAGAATGTACTTGACAAGACTCTGAGCAGGCAACAGGGAGCTGGTGAGCTGCTTGACAAGATTGGCG GTGGGAAGGATTTGCAAACCGCTAGCATGTGTAGCAGAGAGTATGGAGAACACATTCGTTCTGGTGCTGATGTTGTGGGGGTTTCAGGTTCTGCAGCACATGCATATCCTGATGCTGAATGTGCTCAATTGGTACCTGGGAATAATCTTGCACCTCCTGCCATGCTACAATTTGCAAAGACAAGAAAATTATCAATTGAACGGTCTGACATGAGAAA CCGTACACTCCTTCACAAACGACAATTTTTTCACTCACATAGAGCTCAG ccAATGGCAGTTGAGCAAGTTATTTCAGATCGGGATAGTGAGGATGAAGTTGACGATGATGTTGCAGATTTTGAAGACCGAAGG ATGCTTGATGATTTTGTAGACGTGACTAAAGATGAGAAGCAAATGATGCACTTGTGGAACTCATTTGTGAGGAAGCAGCG GGTGCTTGCAGATGGACATATCCCGTGGGCATGCGAGGCATTCACGAGATTGCATGGACACAACCTTGTCCTAGCCCCAGCTCTGATTTG GTGTTGGAGATTATTTATGATCAAACTGTGGAATCACGGACTACTTGATGCACGGACGATGAACATGTGTAATATGATTCTTGAACAATTCCAAAAGCAGGATTTGGATCCTATGAAAAGCTAG
- the LOC118049111 gene encoding polycomb group protein EMBRYONIC FLOWER 2 isoform X2 encodes MPGIPLVTRETSSRSTIDQMCREDGRGGGGGLHLTEEEEIAAEESLSMYCKPVELYNILQRRAIGNPSYLQRCLRYKIQVKNKRRIQMTISMPVTLNGAVQSHSLFPLYILLARLVSKIGGLEYSAVYHFSRPCVLTNFAGVEGSTQAQTNFVLPEMNKLASEVKSGSLYVLLVSFAGAQSSMRGIDLTNGHLENVGGCCLLGKIPLDSLCDFWEKSPNLGLGQRVEVTSPVDMNACFLKLTCLTEDNCVLIQIPFNSETVNTSQLQVNVSAEEVGAKEKSSYHSYTCGDISSSSLSHIIRLRAGNVIFNYRYYNNKLQKTEVTEDFSCPFCLVKCASFKGLRYHLPSSHDLFNFEFWVGKLQESWITEEFQAVNIFVKTDIWRSEIVADGIDPKQQTFFFCSKKPKRKRPRKLVQKAKNVLDKTLSRQQGAGELLDKIGGGKDLQTASMCSREYGEHIRSGADVVGVSGSAAHAYPDAECAQLVPGNNLAPPAMLQFAKTRKLSIERSDMRNRTLLHKRQFFHSHRAQPMAVEQVISDRDSEDEVDDDVADFEDRRMLDDFVDVTKDEKQMMHLWNSFVRKQRVLADGHIPWACEAFTRLHGHNLVLAPALIWCWRLFMIKLWNHGLLDARTMNMCNMILEQFQKQDLDPMKS; translated from the exons ATGCCGGGGATTCCTTTAGTCACTCGTGAAACCTCCTC CAGAAGCACGATAGATCAGATGTGCCGTGAAGATGGacgtggtggtggtggtggtttgcATTtaactgaagaagaagaaattgctgCTGAAGAAAGTCTTTCGATGTATTGCAAGCCTGTTGAGCTTTATAATATTCTTCAGCGTCGCGCCATTGGAAAT CCGTCGTATTTGCAAAGATGCTTGCGGTATAAAATACAGGTGAAGAATAAAAGAAG AATACAAATGACAATTTCGATGCCTGTTACTCTAAATGGAGCTGTACAATCACATAGTCTATTTCCCTTGTACATTTTGTTGGCAAGGCTTGTATCCAAAATTGGGGGTTTAGAG TATTCTGCAGTATATCACTTTAGTCGACCGTGTGTTCTGACCAACTTTGCTGGAGTCGAGGGCAGTACTCAAGCGCAAACAAATTTCGTTCTCCCTGAGATGAATAAGCTAGCATCAGAGGTCAAATCTGGCTCACTGTATGTCTTGCTTGTCAGCTTTG CTGGGGCCCAAAGTTCTATGCGTGGAATTGATTTAACCAACGGTCATTTGG AAAATGTTGGAGGATGCTGTCTATTGGGGAAGATACCATTAGACTCGCTGTGTGATTTTTGGGAGAAGTCACCAAATTTGGGTTTGGGACAACGAGTGGAGGTGACATCTCCTGTTGACATGAATGCTTGCTTCTTAAAG TTGACTTGTTTGACCGAGGACAACTgtgttttaattcaaattccaTTTAATTCTGAAACTGTG AATACATCACAGCTGCAAGTCAACGTTTCTGCAGAAGAGGTTGGGGCTAAGGAAAAATCTTCTTATCATTCATACACCTGTGGTGACATTTCTTCTTCATCGTTGTCTCATATCATTCG GTTGAGGGCAGGAAATGTGATTTTCAACTATAGGTATTACAATAATAAGTTGCAGAAAACAGAAG TAACTGAAGACTTTTCCTGCCCATTCTGCTTGGTAAAATGTGCAAGCTTCAAG GGTCTGAGATATCACTTGCCCTCATCACATGATCTCTTcaactttgaattttgggttgGTAAACTACAGGAATCTTGG ATAACGGAAGAATTTCAAGCTGTAAATATATTTGTGAAAACTGATATTTGGAGATCTGAG aTTGTTGCAGATGGTATTGATCCAAAACAACAAACCTTCTTCTTTTG CTCAAAGAAACCAAAGCGCAAAAGACCCAGGAAACTTGTTCAAAAGGCAAAGAATGTACTTGACAAGACTCTGAGCAGGCAACAGGGAGCTGGTGAGCTGCTTGACAAGATTGGCG GTGGGAAGGATTTGCAAACCGCTAGCATGTGTAGCAGAGAGTATGGAGAACACATTCGTTCTGGTGCTGATGTTGTGGGGGTTTCAGGTTCTGCAGCACATGCATATCCTGATGCTGAATGTGCTCAATTGGTACCTGGGAATAATCTTGCACCTCCTGCCATGCTACAATTTGCAAAGACAAGAAAATTATCAATTGAACGGTCTGACATGAGAAA CCGTACACTCCTTCACAAACGACAATTTTTTCACTCACATAGAGCTCAG ccAATGGCAGTTGAGCAAGTTATTTCAGATCGGGATAGTGAGGATGAAGTTGACGATGATGTTGCAGATTTTGAAGACCGAAGG ATGCTTGATGATTTTGTAGACGTGACTAAAGATGAGAAGCAAATGATGCACTTGTGGAACTCATTTGTGAGGAAGCAGCG GGTGCTTGCAGATGGACATATCCCGTGGGCATGCGAGGCATTCACGAGATTGCATGGACACAACCTTGTCCTAGCCCCAGCTCTGATTTG GTGTTGGAGATTATTTATGATCAAACTGTGGAATCACGGACTACTTGATGCACGGACGATGAACATGTGTAATATGATTCTTGAACAATTCCAAAAGCAGGATTTGGATCCTATGAAAAGCTAG
- the LOC118049111 gene encoding polycomb group protein EMBRYONIC FLOWER 2 isoform X4 gives MPGIPLVTRETSSYSRSTIDQMCREDGRGGGGGLHLTEEEEIAAEESLSMYCKPVELYNILQRRAIGNPSYLQRCLRYKIQVKNKRRIQMTISMPVTLNGAVQSHSLFPLYILLARLVSKIGGLEYSAVYHFSRPCVLTNFAGVEGSTQAQTNFVLPEMNKLASEVKSGSLYVLLVSFAGAQSSMRGIDLTNGHLENVGGCCLLGKIPLDSLCDFWEKSPNLGLGQRVEVTSPVDMNACFLKLTCLTEDNCVLIQIPFNSETVNTSQLQVNVSAEEVGAKEKSSYHSYTCGDISSSSLSHIIRLRAGNVIFNYRYYNNKLQKTEVTEDFSCPFCLVKCASFKGLRYHLPSSHDLFNFEFWITEEFQAVNIFVKTDIWRSEIVADGIDPKQQTFFFCSKKPKRKRPRKLVQKAKNVLDKTLSRQQGAGELLDKIGGGKDLQTASMCSREYGEHIRSGADVVGVSGSAAHAYPDAECAQLVPGNNLAPPAMLQFAKTRKLSIERSDMRNRTLLHKRQFFHSHRAQPMAVEQVISDRDSEDEVDDDVADFEDRRMLDDFVDVTKDEKQMMHLWNSFVRKQRVLADGHIPWACEAFTRLHGHNLVLAPALIWCWRLFMIKLWNHGLLDARTMNMCNMILEQFQKQDLDPMKS, from the exons ATGCCGGGGATTCCTTTAGTCACTCGTGAAACCTCCTC ATATAGCAGAAGCACGATAGATCAGATGTGCCGTGAAGATGGacgtggtggtggtggtggtttgcATTtaactgaagaagaagaaattgctgCTGAAGAAAGTCTTTCGATGTATTGCAAGCCTGTTGAGCTTTATAATATTCTTCAGCGTCGCGCCATTGGAAAT CCGTCGTATTTGCAAAGATGCTTGCGGTATAAAATACAGGTGAAGAATAAAAGAAG AATACAAATGACAATTTCGATGCCTGTTACTCTAAATGGAGCTGTACAATCACATAGTCTATTTCCCTTGTACATTTTGTTGGCAAGGCTTGTATCCAAAATTGGGGGTTTAGAG TATTCTGCAGTATATCACTTTAGTCGACCGTGTGTTCTGACCAACTTTGCTGGAGTCGAGGGCAGTACTCAAGCGCAAACAAATTTCGTTCTCCCTGAGATGAATAAGCTAGCATCAGAGGTCAAATCTGGCTCACTGTATGTCTTGCTTGTCAGCTTTG CTGGGGCCCAAAGTTCTATGCGTGGAATTGATTTAACCAACGGTCATTTGG AAAATGTTGGAGGATGCTGTCTATTGGGGAAGATACCATTAGACTCGCTGTGTGATTTTTGGGAGAAGTCACCAAATTTGGGTTTGGGACAACGAGTGGAGGTGACATCTCCTGTTGACATGAATGCTTGCTTCTTAAAG TTGACTTGTTTGACCGAGGACAACTgtgttttaattcaaattccaTTTAATTCTGAAACTGTG AATACATCACAGCTGCAAGTCAACGTTTCTGCAGAAGAGGTTGGGGCTAAGGAAAAATCTTCTTATCATTCATACACCTGTGGTGACATTTCTTCTTCATCGTTGTCTCATATCATTCG GTTGAGGGCAGGAAATGTGATTTTCAACTATAGGTATTACAATAATAAGTTGCAGAAAACAGAAG TAACTGAAGACTTTTCCTGCCCATTCTGCTTGGTAAAATGTGCAAGCTTCAAG GGTCTGAGATATCACTTGCCCTCATCACATGATCTCTTcaactttgaattttgg ATAACGGAAGAATTTCAAGCTGTAAATATATTTGTGAAAACTGATATTTGGAGATCTGAG aTTGTTGCAGATGGTATTGATCCAAAACAACAAACCTTCTTCTTTTG CTCAAAGAAACCAAAGCGCAAAAGACCCAGGAAACTTGTTCAAAAGGCAAAGAATGTACTTGACAAGACTCTGAGCAGGCAACAGGGAGCTGGTGAGCTGCTTGACAAGATTGGCG GTGGGAAGGATTTGCAAACCGCTAGCATGTGTAGCAGAGAGTATGGAGAACACATTCGTTCTGGTGCTGATGTTGTGGGGGTTTCAGGTTCTGCAGCACATGCATATCCTGATGCTGAATGTGCTCAATTGGTACCTGGGAATAATCTTGCACCTCCTGCCATGCTACAATTTGCAAAGACAAGAAAATTATCAATTGAACGGTCTGACATGAGAAA CCGTACACTCCTTCACAAACGACAATTTTTTCACTCACATAGAGCTCAG ccAATGGCAGTTGAGCAAGTTATTTCAGATCGGGATAGTGAGGATGAAGTTGACGATGATGTTGCAGATTTTGAAGACCGAAGG ATGCTTGATGATTTTGTAGACGTGACTAAAGATGAGAAGCAAATGATGCACTTGTGGAACTCATTTGTGAGGAAGCAGCG GGTGCTTGCAGATGGACATATCCCGTGGGCATGCGAGGCATTCACGAGATTGCATGGACACAACCTTGTCCTAGCCCCAGCTCTGATTTG GTGTTGGAGATTATTTATGATCAAACTGTGGAATCACGGACTACTTGATGCACGGACGATGAACATGTGTAATATGATTCTTGAACAATTCCAAAAGCAGGATTTGGATCCTATGAAAAGCTAG